The following are from one region of the Desulfovibrionales bacterium genome:
- a CDS encoding U32 family peptidase has protein sequence MQKQTELLAPAGNLEAFWAAVEKKADAVYIGWGDFNARVQAENFSLEDISRTIPFAHKHGVKVYIALNILLKERDLPEIVEGLRILKELSPDALIIQDMGLYYLIKRYFPAFRLHASTLMTIHNHPGAEHLRGLGFQRVVLARELSIDEISAIHRHSPIELEVFVQGALCYSFSGLCLMSSYLGGKSGMRGRCVQPCRRLYESGKKHGSFFSMNDLSAIRLLPELKKAGVISIKLEGRMRSAYYVSSIVEAYRMVLDAPEGDEEALGRAEDLIRQCLGRKPTSGYFLYPRLMDIVTPHFSGTAGLFLGKIITARGEEALVKLAANVGVGDRLRLVRPAHDGRHSFTLGKMIAGGKELINAAQGQEITLKMPVPCRKGDLLFKVDAKDAALVRGAGRIRNLIFAATRGCVISPATKKGLSMDPVVSKLFPEKGPGAMQRKDLKWWVKLGDLNHLSDVPDRGIHRLLVLLDEKTFAQYRRYHKQILQMRHRFSWMLPPVIEEKQCRFYEKAIDGLRRAGFTYWHLGHISQRQFFLHKGRDIHLSAGYTANALNSLSVRAFCDLGITEVEFSIETDRENLKEALAHAGGCPVGLAVYGHPPLFTSRLLPPGLKPGTTIRSPKKESFFINCYRELTLVHSSHPYSLLACMQDLKKIGISFVTADFTWERPAKNVLSEILGGKPGKKPGDRVNTFNFLRTLA, from the coding sequence ATGCAAAAACAAACCGAACTCTTAGCCCCGGCCGGGAATCTGGAGGCATTCTGGGCGGCTGTGGAGAAAAAGGCCGATGCCGTTTACATCGGTTGGGGTGACTTTAACGCCCGCGTCCAGGCCGAGAACTTTTCCCTAGAGGACATCAGCCGGACGATCCCTTTCGCCCATAAGCACGGCGTAAAGGTCTATATAGCCCTGAACATCCTGCTCAAGGAAAGAGACCTGCCGGAGATAGTAGAGGGTCTCAGGATATTAAAGGAGCTTTCTCCCGATGCCCTGATCATCCAGGATATGGGGCTGTATTATTTGATCAAAAGATACTTTCCGGCCTTTCGTCTCCATGCCAGCACCCTTATGACCATTCACAACCACCCGGGAGCCGAGCATCTGCGCGGGCTTGGATTTCAGCGGGTGGTCCTGGCCCGCGAGTTATCCATAGATGAGATAAGCGCCATACACCGGCATTCTCCGATTGAGCTGGAGGTTTTTGTCCAGGGAGCCCTTTGTTACAGCTTTTCCGGGCTTTGTTTGATGAGCAGTTATCTGGGCGGAAAGTCCGGTATGCGCGGCCGGTGCGTCCAGCCCTGCCGCCGGTTGTACGAAAGCGGCAAAAAACACGGCTCGTTTTTTTCCATGAATGATCTCTCGGCTATCAGGTTGCTGCCTGAACTAAAAAAGGCTGGTGTCATCTCCATCAAGCTCGAGGGGAGGATGCGCAGCGCCTACTACGTAAGCTCTATAGTAGAAGCCTACCGTATGGTACTGGATGCGCCGGAAGGCGACGAAGAGGCCCTGGGCCGGGCTGAAGATTTAATAAGGCAGTGTCTGGGCCGAAAGCCGACTTCCGGGTACTTTCTGTATCCGCGCCTTATGGATATCGTCACCCCGCATTTTTCAGGCACGGCCGGCCTTTTTCTGGGGAAGATCATAACCGCACGCGGAGAAGAGGCCCTGGTGAAGCTCGCTGCTAATGTCGGCGTTGGGGACCGGCTACGCCTGGTAAGGCCTGCCCATGACGGGAGACACTCATTTACTCTGGGAAAAATGATTGCCGGGGGGAAAGAACTGATAAATGCAGCACAAGGTCAGGAGATCACGCTTAAGATGCCCGTCCCTTGCCGCAAGGGAGATCTGCTTTTTAAGGTAGATGCGAAGGACGCCGCGCTTGTGCGCGGCGCAGGCCGGATAAGAAATCTCATTTTTGCCGCTACCAGAGGCTGCGTTATCAGCCCGGCAACAAAAAAAGGGTTAAGCATGGACCCGGTTGTTTCAAAATTATTCCCGGAGAAGGGTCCCGGGGCCATGCAGAGGAAAGACCTTAAGTGGTGGGTGAAATTGGGCGATCTGAATCACCTGTCTGATGTGCCAGACCGTGGCATCCATCGCCTCCTGGTCCTCCTGGACGAGAAGACATTCGCCCAATACAGGCGTTACCACAAACAGATTTTGCAGATGCGGCATCGATTTTCCTGGATGCTGCCGCCTGTCATAGAGGAAAAACAATGCCGGTTTTATGAGAAAGCGATAGATGGATTGCGCCGGGCCGGGTTTACGTATTGGCACCTGGGCCATATAAGCCAGCGGCAATTTTTCTTACATAAAGGCAGAGACATACACCTTTCCGCCGGTTATACGGCCAACGCGCTTAATTCCCTGTCCGTCAGGGCCTTTTGCGATCTCGGGATCACGGAGGTGGAGTTTTCCATAGAAACAGACCGGGAAAACCTTAAAGAGGCATTGGCCCATGCCGGCGGGTGCCCGGTGGGGCTGGCCGTCTATGGCCATCCGCCCCTTTTTACTTCCCGGCTGCTTCCCCCCGGCCTAAAACCGGGTACCACCATACGAAGCCCTAAGAAAGAGAGTTTTTTCATTAACTGCTATCGGGAATTGACCCTGGTACACTCCTCGCACCCGTATTCTCTCCTGGCCTGTATGCAGGATTTGAAGAAGATAGGGATTTCTTTTGTGACGGCTGATTTCACCTGGGAGCGCCCTGCTAAAAATGTGCTCTCTGAGATTTTAGGCGGTAAGCCGGGTAAAAAACCGGGGGATAGGGTGAATACCTTTAATTTCCTGAGGACATTGGCCTGA